The Rhineura floridana isolate rRhiFlo1 chromosome 17, rRhiFlo1.hap2, whole genome shotgun sequence genomic interval CTCTTGATTGACAGTGCATTTAAACCTACTTTCCAAACATTTATGTAATTCGGTTAAGATATGATATTACCTTTATTAAATATGCACAAAATACCTTTTATTTGAAATCGAGTGATTTAGTTCATACTGGCACTCCATTCCTCAACATTGACACTAATGTATTTGATTGCAATGCCCGTCTCATCTACATTTTTATATTTGGAATTTTATTTGATTGctgctgtttttgtgtgtgtgtatatatcagtGCTTTTAATCCTACGTGCAAATGCCACAAACaggatggcacacatgcatacacaccttAAACTTTGTAAGAGTTCTCTCAGCAGCTACCATAATCACAGGAGATAGAAAAGACTTCCTTAAACATCCTGAAGGCCCAGTTTTCcatctctactcagccatgaaactcatcggataatcttgggccagtcactatctcttcgtctaacctacctcataggtttgttgtgaggataaagcagCCAGGGATATGTATGCTACTTTGAActtcttgaaggaaaggcaggataaaaatgaaatgaatatatgaatatgTGTGCAGGGTTTTCTtcagagtattttttaaaaatcccattgcAACAACATTTTctaactgtttttgttttaagttaCTGTTGGTTTAtcaattatttattgattttaattttttccaTCTTAAGTTTCatgctgtatttttattgatatCTGTTTTAATTGCATAAGCCACTCTGACTTCTGTTTGAGACACgaaaagtgggataaaagtttttaaacaaatgaacaggtggtgttcttttttttttactcaggTTGTTTTTATGATATGGAATGCCATTAATGACCCTCTCTTTGGGTATATTCAAGACAACTCCAAAGTACCATGCTGCTCTAGACGTCAGTTTTCCATTTTATATGGAGCTCCATTGTATGCTTTGGCCTTTCTGCTtccttggtttccttggaaacaaTACGAAGAAGGTGACTGGCTTAGCGGACTTCATCTTGTCATTGCTTTGTGTGCTTTTGATGGCTTGCTTACATTTGTCTTGCTAGCACAGTGTGCCCTCTTTGCAGAAATTTCTACTAGACATGAAAGTAGGCTCCAGCTTATTAAGTATAACCAAGTGGCAACCTTAGCTGGCTCCACTAGCATCCTTTTCTGTGGCTTAATATCCGATAACATGGAGAACTTCACCTATTTTCAAATTTTTGCAGTTCTAGTGGGAGCAATAGCAACTGCTTGCATGTGTTACACAGGAATGTACAGCACTACTCAGTATGAACACAAGGAAACTCTGATGGAGGAATTTGATGCTGAAAGTGCTAAGAGATCTCTCTCTTGGTCTTCTGTGATTTCGTTGACAAAACAGATCATGACTCAGAGAAATTTTTTGCTTTTTGTGACCATGAACTTCTTTCAAGTTTTCCACTTGGCCTTCTGCAACAATTTCATGATGATCTTTGCAGACAATCTCATCCCTAAGGATGTTCTTTCCTCCTCTATCAGAAGTATCATGTATGGAGCAGGTTTTATTTGTCCTCAGGTAGGCAGAAAACCTTTTGTTCTTTTCTTCTAAGAGGGAAATGTGCTTGTTCTCAGCAAATTTAAGTTATTTGCTTACACTGCTTGCCAAGAATAATTATGCGTTATTGCAGAAAACCTGTATCATACTGCGAAACGTATCTTTGGTGCTACTGATTTGTGCCAAAGGAATTTAACTGCTACACGCATACTTTGATTAAAGAAGAAATTGTTCTCTTCCTGCCCCAGCAGAAAGTACACATTGCAtgctttttagtacttttgttaaAAGTT includes:
- the LOC133372050 gene encoding transmembrane protein 180-like isoform X3, with translation MGQEKYHLGKMKFFSEIHPNALAYSMTTLGAGMMNSIFNFYYVKLFLNQYKISEAAFHQAQVVFMIWNAINDPLFGYIQDNSKVPCCSRRQFSILYGAPLYALAFLLPWFPWKQYEEGDWLSGLHLVIALCAFDGLLTFVLLAQCALFAEISTRHESRLQLIKYNQVATLAGSTSILFCGLISDNMENFTYFQIFAVLVGAIATACMCYTGMYSTTQYEHKETLMEEFDAESAKRSLSWSSVISLTKQIMTQRNFLLFVTMNFFQVFHLAFCNNFMMIFADNLIPKDVLSSSIRSIMYGAGFICPQCLVLISHAFLKKCGYYKVVLFSFYLEGIAAAIMLVVGPEHYYLLAIYLTANMVVVQASFSLFNLPLADIVDADLKKHKRRSPLSSMVFGTNALFTKPAQSLAPMFVVTILNQFGYANLNGKVSQLDPSLFLGLHDVMFYMICLVPLCIAVIQILTWTPFSIQNSHLTPAH
- the LOC133372050 gene encoding transmembrane protein 180-like isoform X4 yields the protein MKFFSEIHPNALAYSMTTLGAGMMNSIFNFYYVKLFLNQYKISEAAFHQAQVVFMIWNAINDPLFGYIQDNSKVPCCSRRQFSILYGAPLYALAFLLPWFPWKQYEEGDWLSGLHLVIALCAFDGLLTFVLLAQCALFAEISTRHESRLQLIKYNQVATLAGSTSILFCGLISDNMENFTYFQIFAVLVGAIATACMCYTGMYSTTQYEHKETLMEEFDAESAKRSLSWSSVISLTKQIMTQRNFLLFVTMNFFQVFHLAFCNNFMMIFADNLIPKDVLSSSIRSIMYGAGFICPQCLVLISHAFLKKCGYYKVVLFSFYLEGIAAAIMLVVGPEHYYLLAIYLTANMVVVQASFSLFNLPLADIVDADLKKHKRRSPLSSMVFGTNALFTKPAQSLAPMFVVTILNQFGYANLNGKVSQLDPSLFLGLHDVMFYMICLVPLCIAVIQILTWTPFSIQNSHLTPAH